Part of the Coregonus clupeaformis isolate EN_2021a chromosome 8, ASM2061545v1, whole genome shotgun sequence genome, taaaaataaaacacaaaatgGCGAGGAATCTCACTTGCAATCTATATATCGTAGCAGTTCTATAACTCTCGGTTAGAAACACAGAAGCAGCTCACTGTACTTATAGTATGTGTAGACAATCAGTGGTGTTGTTGGTCACAGAATATACACATCTATAACATAATAGACGTTATATATCTGTAGAAGACAGTTGTAGGACAGAGTTTATAGAAGCTTTTCCCAACAGAGTCTCTGGGTCCTAGCTCCCTCCATTTAAAACTCCCAACTGTCCAAGGATTCCGGAATGTTGTTTTTCGGAATGTTCCGGAATGTTTGTGAATTCCGGAATGTTCATAAAATTCTAAGTGTTCTTTTTGATGAGTCATAAAGGAAGGAGTTCTGTTTTGGAAGTGTTTTCCCTCCATCCCCATGATGGGCATTTCCTGGTGTTGGTGTTAGTAACAAGTTCTGAGACTGATTCTGATTATGCAATCGGCGCAAGTTGTTGAATCTAGTTAGCTAATAAAGTTAATATTTTTTGCATTTTAGTGTTGATAAAGAGGAGCAGCATGTCAAAATGTTACCTTCGCGTCCCACAGAGGTCAACGACACTCTGCTCCAtggaaataaacaacaacaacaaaacaaaaacaaagcaaCTCTCAAGCAGCATGTATGTAGGTCTTCTCTCCTCCTTTATCGCTCCCTCTTTCCccttttctctccttctccctctttctccaactcagctttgttttgttttgtccatAAGAAGTCCAGTCATCAGGCAGACACACATCATATGACATCATAGCACAGGCTGAGGGTTGGAAGAGGAAGGAAGGTGATTCATATTCATTAATAACAACTTATAGTCAGTTTCTTATGTGCAGGTTGAGTAACAAATAAAGAAATAAAGTCCTTAAAATCCATCCAATGAAAGATCCGCTTCCACACCTGAGTTATTAACACACGAAAATAGCATTCCAGCTTTTGAATATCTCCTTCGCATCACCCCTGAAGTCCTCTAGCAAGGGTCTCTGTTCCAACTCTGGTTCTGGACAATCAAAGTCCATTTTCTGGGTTTTGTACCCATCCCAGCGCTAAGACACAGCCCAGCCTCATTTACCTAATTGTGATAGGTGATAGGTTGAAAGCGTGATTGTTTGAGACAGGTAGGTTAGTGCAGGGCTGGAGGAAAACTCTGAAAAACGATTTAGCTTGCCAGGACTGGAGCTAAAGCACCCTGCAATACATGTATCACAAATatgccaatctctctctctctctctctctctctctctctctctctctctctctctctctctctctctctctctctctctctctctctctctctctctctctctctctctctctctctctctctctctttctcccttcaaAACACTATCCAAATACACTCCTCTACGAATCTGTTTCCTAATTGTGCATAACTTCTCCTAATGTTACTTTCTCTatttttcattcattcattataTTACATTACTTTTCATTTTATTTATACATAGTTTTGTATATTTCTTGGAAAACAAAAGGAATAGAGATTATAAACTTTTTTGGCAGCTTCTGTGCTTCTTTCTCTCTCAGAAAGTTCTGAGACTGACAACAATACGACAAAGATAAGGAATCGGAATTCTGAAGGTTCCTTTTTAGAGTTCAAAGGAGACCTCCAGCATTCCAAGACATCAGCAGAATGAAAAAAAGGAAACAAAATCACTCCCCCTTCCTTCCTACTTCCCCTTGCTTCGTCCAATCCAAATCTACCATCTACACCGCGGCTCCCAGCAGCTCTTCCGTCTTGATGTCGGCTAGGAGATCGGATGAAATCTCATTCTGGTTAGAATCCAGACCATAGAACTTCACCTTCAACCCGTCCACCGGATGAACCACCGGCACCGTCACCACTCTGGGAAAATTCCGGGTCGCCAGCTCAAACCGGCTGGTGCTGGCCAGCTCGATGGCCAGTATACGGAGGAAGAGAGTGGCGAGCTGTTTCCCGAGGCAGGAGCGGATGCCGCCACCGAACGGGAGGTAGTGGAAGCGTCCCTCCTTGTCCTCGCTGCGTTCCTGGGAGAAGCGGTCGGGGTCGAAGGCGTCCACGTCCTTGAAGACGGAGGAGGTGTCGTGGGTGTCTCTGATGCTGTACATCACACTCCAACCCTTCGGGATCTGGACCccctggggacagagagagagaaatgtggtAGAGTCATTTAGAAACGGCATGTTTTAACTTTTCATCCAAGTTAATCAGAGAAGAGAAGTCAAGAGAAGACAAAAGAGAAGAGACCAGACAAGACCagactggacaggacaggacaagacaagacaggacaagacaagacaagacaagatgggacaagactggACCAGACAAGACAAGACcagacaggacaagacaggacaagaCCAGACAAGAAAAGACAGGACAAGACCAGACAAGAAAAGACAGGACAAGACCAGACAAGAAAAGACAGGACAAGACCAGACAAGAAAAGACAGGACAAGACCAGACAAGAAAAGACAGGACAAGACCAGACAAGAAAAGACAGGACAAGACCAGACAAGAAAAGACAGGACAAGACCAGACAAGAAAAGACAGGACAAGACCAGACAAGAAAAGacaagaccagaccagaccagacaagaCCAGACAAGAGAAAAGTCAAGAAACAACACAAGACAAGACAATAGACAGATGACACGAGAgagaatataaaaatatataatactCACATCTAGTTCGAAGGTCTGCAGGGCCGTCCTATAGCCCCCAGACACGGGCGTGAAGAGCCTCAGCACCTCCTTGATCACACAGTCCAGATACTTCAGACTAACGATGGTATCCAGGTCCAGTTCCCGCTCACACAGACAGCCGTTATGGAGGATCCCCCTGGCCCGGAGCTCCTCTCGTAACTTCTCTAAGACGGCAGGGTGGCGTAGGAGCTGCATGATGAGAGAGGTGGAGGCGCTGGCGGTGGTGGCAAACGCAGCGAAGATCAGCTCAATGGTCGCCTCctgcagatggagagagaagatggGTTCATCAGGATGAGGTCATCTGTAAGGCCAACTAATATTaaaggagctgatggtggactataggagaaagaggggagagcacgcttccatccacatcgacggggctgtagtggagcgggtcgagagcttcaagttccttggcgtccacatcactaaggacgtaacatggtccaaacacacacacgcacagtcgtgaagagggcaaggcagtgcctcttcctcctcaggaggctgaaaagatttggcatgggccctcggatctCTAATAGGCGCACAAGGCAACACTTCATAGTGGTTTTTGAGCCACTGTCTTTTGTCTGTTGCGCATTTGACATAGGAGTGTTGACTTATTCTTGGCCTTAAACTCAAAGGAGACTTAGAGAGGtagagggccagagagagagagagagcgagagagagagagagagagagagagagagagagagagagagagaagagagaagagagagtgtgatcgtgagagagagagagagagagagagagagagagagaagagagaagagagagtgtgatcgtgagagagagacagagagagagagagaagagagagagagagaagagagagtgtgatcgtaacagagagagagagagagagagacagagagaagagagagtttgatcgtgacagagagagagagagagagagagagagagagagagagagagagagagagagagagagagagagagagagagagagagagagagagagagagagagagagagagagagagagagagaggtttctaCCTTGAGTTCCTGCATGGTGAGTTCGGTGCCGTTCTCTTTAGCGCTCTCCAGTAGGATATCAAGTGCGTCTCTATAATCCTTCCCCTGGGAAGAGAGGGGTTTCTCCCTGATGGCTTTTTCTATCCCCTTCTGGAGTGTGTCCCTGGCACGGATACCCTACAGAAatacaacacacagagacatggtgAGTGACGTGTGTGACATATAGTCGATCTCGATCATTCACATTCATGTCTTTGAAAAACCTATGGAGGGAGTGCTTACTGATGCTTACATATTCAATGCTTCAATTCCCAATTAACGATTGGATTTGTGTTGTTGAATTACAACACAAATCCAAGTCATGTTGATAACGTGTTGATAACgtgctcctctgtagctcagctggtagagcacggcgcttgtaacgccaaggtagtgggttcgatccccgggaccacccatacacaaaaaatgtatgcacgcatgactgtaagtcgctttggataaaagcgtctgttaaatggcatattattataagatTACATCCATCCATACATCAATGTGTATTTGTCTATTGAAGTGCTTTTTGTGTACATCCTCACTCTCACCTTCCTGTATCCACTGGAAGGCAGGTCTAACGGTAGAGTGAATATGTTGTCTATAAACTCCTGGAAGGTGGTGAACAGGTGTCTCATCTCCTCGTCTGCGACCCTGAACCCCAACAGGACCCTTACTGCCATGTGGAAAGACAGCCTCTGGGACTccctggggggagggagggagggagggagggagggagggagggagagagtcaagtccgtcagtcagtcattcaCGTTGATTTACCCCGTACAATAACACAGCCTGGACCCAAAAGGGCCCAGTGGCCAGGAAGAACTGCCTAAACTGTCGTGGGCTGGGTCCGAATTGTCCCTATTGGTCTAACGTCTTGGAGTatacagggaacagggtgccgtTTGAGATGCAGACCTGGAGAGGATCCCAGCTTACATCAGCCCATACACTAAGAACTTACCTTTACATGTTGATAGGTTCTGGGTTGGAGCtccgcacatgcacacacacagacacacagacacacacacagacagacacacagacagacacacacacacacacacacacagacagacacacagacagacacacacacacagacacacacacagacagacacacacacagacagacacacagacagacacacacacacagacacacacacagacacacacacacagacacacacacagacagacacacagacagacacacacacacacacacacagacacacacacagacagacacacacacacagacagacacacagacagacacacacacacacagcacacacacacacacacacacacacacacacacacagacacacacacacagacagacacacagacagacacacacacacagacacacacacagacagacacacacacacagacagacacacagacagacacacacacacagacacacacacagacacacacacacagacagacagacagacagacagacacacacacacacagacacacacacacacacacacacacacagacacacacacagacagacacacagacagacacacacacacacacacacagacacacacacacacagacacacacagatacggaCACCAGGTTGAGAACTCACCTGTAGACGTTAATGGGTTCTGGGTTGGAGCTCCACACCCTCAATGACTCCTGGATCACCTGCTGGATCTTAGGGAGGTAGGACTGTAACGCCTCATGACTGAACACCTTGGAAAAgacctggaggaggaggagaggagaggagaggagaggagaggagagaggagaggagaggagaggagaggaggagagggagagagagggaggagaggagaggagaggagagggagagggtggagaggagaggagaggagaggagaggagaagggggtggagaggagaggagaggagaggagaggagaggagaggagaggggagaggagaggagaggagaggagagggtggagtggggaggagaggagaggagaggagggagtggggaggagaggagaggagaggagggggtggagtggggaggagaggagaggagaggagacacacaaTAAATACACACAATGCGGTACACAGATGACTAAATGTGCTTTtgttgagtgtgtgtatgtgttctccctgaatgtgtgtgtgtgtgtgcgtgtgtgcgtgcttatgtgtgtgtgtgtgtgtgtgtgtgtgaatgtgtgtgtgtgtgtgtgtgtgtgtgtgtgtgtgtgtgtgtgtgtgtgtgtgtgtgtgtgtgtgtgtgtgtgtgtgtgtgtgtgtgtgtgtattcagcgGTAAACAGGTGCCTCATTTCTGAACGGACTAGATCACTGACTAAGAGTATCAATCTTTCTCTACCAataccacagatctaggatcagcttacaaGACCCTTCTCCTAACCTTAACTACTGAGGCTTAAAcacaaaactgacccaagatcagtatCTAAGAGCAACATTAGAAAATAGAAAGGAACAAGAATGGGAATGAAATAGCTTTTTAATTGATTGCAATGTGTAGCCCTTTCTATAACTCTATAactcacaggaggctggtggcaccgtaattggggaggacgggctcgtggtaacggctggagcggaataggtggaatggtacaCATGGTTATTATGAGCCATTATTATGAGATGTCctgccctcagcagcctccactgctataaCTCTGTGTGTCAAACTTTCTTGTATAAATGGACAACctcgtctctttccccctctccactACTCTGCCCCTCTATTCCTCCGTCCAGTCATCCCCCCGTCCCTTCTTCCTAGAAAGTTGTAGAGCAATCCTCCATAAAGCAATTCTGTCACTTTGTTATTCAGTCGAAGGTGAATTGGAAAGAGAGTTATTCAACAGAACAGCTAGGGGAAACAGAGCagtggtcacacacacacgcacgcacgcacgcgcacacgcacgcacgcacgcacacacacacacacacgcacgtgcacgcacgcgcacacacgcgcgcgcgcacacgcacacgcacacgcacacacacacacacacacacacacgctggaatAGTGTgctactgtctgtctgtgagtgttTCTTCACATCGGGATATCAGCCAACTCATGGTAACTCAAGCCAGCTTACACAAACATACCTCCGATCGACCTCCACGTGGACAGACAATTTGGTATCACCTGTCAATCAATCCCAGGAGAATGCCCTGTCGCTctggggcgggggggggggggataaactGTTTTGCCTTAGCTACAAAATATGACTGTGTGATATTCGCTGTGttacacacacattgacacacacacacactccacactctAATAATTTCCATATGTCCTGCTCAGTGCTCCCGGTTCCACAGGCATGACATGCAACGACTCCTttattctctctttccctctatgtccccccctctctctctgtccccccctctctctctgtccccttctctctctctctgtccccttctctctctctctgtccccccctctctctctgtccccttctctctctctctgtccccttctctctctctctgtccccttctctctctctctgtccccttctctctctctctgtccccttctctctctctctgtccccttctctctctctgtccccctctctctctctctctccctctctctctctctctctctctctctctctctctctctctctatctctctctctgtccccttctctctctctgtccccttctctctctctctgtccccttctctctctctctgtccccttctctctctctctgtccccttctctctctctctgtccccttctctctctctgtccccttctctctctctgtcccctctctctctctctctccctctctctctctctctctctctctctctctctctctctctctctccccttctctctctctgtcccccctctctctgtccccctctctctctctgtgtgttgccCTCTGCTGGCAATGAGGTAAATGATGTTGCCCTCTGCTGGCAATGAGGTAAATGATGTTGCCCTCTGCTGGCAATGAGGTAAATGATGTTGCCCTCTGCTGGCAATGAGGTAAATGATGTTGCCCTCTGCTGGCAATGAGGTAAATGATGTTGCCCTCTGCTGGCAATGAGATTAATGATGTAGCCCTCTGCTGGCAATGAGATTAATGATGTTGCCCTCTGCTGGCAATGAGATTAATGATGTTGCCCTCTGCTGGCAATGAGATTAATGATGTTGCCCTCTGCTGGCAATGAGATTAATGATGTTGCCCTCTGCTGGCAATGAGGTAAATtatgcagtggaggctcctcagaggaggaagggaggatcatccacctcagtgaatttcataaaaataaaaatggtaaaacattaaaaaagtttaaaaatcctccaacctatcagagctcttgcagcatgaactgacatgttgtccacccaatcaaaggatcagagaatgaatctagtactgaaagcataagctacagctagctagcactacagtgcatacaatgtggtgagtagttgactcaaagagacagaaagacaatagttgaacagtgtTGAACAATTTAATTTCTTCCAaagtgaaggagaagcaagagagagagagagatttcgtctttctttttcactttcagtttcacttacttagctagcaaatgcagctatcTAGTTTAgcttactcaaacaccctgctcaaacagagggatgctatgttagctagctggctatgactatccaacacaacactggaactcttccaagtcaaggtaagcttttggttttactaatttactGCCCCCGGGgtctgccggtgtaactgctaaactgcttactgactgtacactgtaacgttactgcatgattgtagcgggtttactaacgcgttagttctattagctatgctgactatgacgttacattagctaatatggtgacaacgatgtaggctgtgtgtagcggttatgatatggtttggcttggaaaaaaggttgtgcattgaagtccacaagcgaagggaagtggaggagagcgagaaggaatacaacttgtctgtgtgtttacccgtgatcaggggtgtattcattccaccgattctgttgaaaaatgtttcttaaatggaagcaaacggaacaaaacggggataaacatacctgaatttgtccaatagaaaatcttgtttgaaactgttggactaatgattacaccctagatcagctagatgcaggcaagagtgtgcaagacgGGATTGAATTTGTTACTCTCTGtccgacctgtgtgcacctacgttgtaaacgttcattcataggctaggttgtagcaacctc contains:
- the LOC121571076 gene encoding cytochrome P450 26B1: MLFDNFDLVSALATLAACVVSMALLLVVSQQLWQLRWTSTRDKSCKLPMPKGSMGFPIIGETCHWLFQGSAFHASRRQKYGNVFKTHLLGRPLIRVTGAENVRKVLMGEHTLVSVDWPQSTSTLLGPNSLANSIGDIHRKRRKVFSKVFSHEALQSYLPKIQQVIQESLRVWSSNPEPINVYRESQRLSFHMAVRVLLGFRVADEEMRHLFTTFQEFIDNIFTLPLDLPSSGYRKGIRARDTLQKGIEKAIREKPLSSQGKDYRDALDILLESAKENGTELTMQELKEATIELIFAAFATTASASTSLIMQLLRHPAVLEKLREELRARGILHNGCLCERELDLDTIVSLKYLDCVIKEVLRLFTPVSGGYRTALQTFELDGVQIPKGWSVMYSIRDTHDTSSVFKDVDAFDPDRFSQERSEDKEGRFHYLPFGGGIRSCLGKQLATLFLRILAIELASTSRFELATRNFPRVVTVPVVHPVDGLKVKFYGLDSNQNEISSDLLADIKTEELLGAAV